In one window of Tumebacillus algifaecis DNA:
- a CDS encoding YwbE family protein, producing the protein MKSGQNRKDIHPGLEVDIILKQDQRTGKTTRGIVKDILTSSPTHTRGIKVRLQDGQVGRVKTILG; encoded by the coding sequence ATGAAGAGTGGACAGAATCGCAAAGACATCCATCCAGGTCTTGAGGTGGATATCATCTTGAAACAAGATCAGCGCACCGGAAAAACGACGCGCGGTATCGTCAAAGATATCCTCACCAGTTCACCGACACACACCCGTGGGATCAAAGTTCGGCTCCAAGACGGTCAGGTCGGACGCGTGAAAACGATTTTGGGATAA
- a CDS encoding ABC-F family ATP-binding cassette domain-containing protein — protein MSILNVDNIGHGFGARHLFAGVTFRLLNGEHVGLVGANGTGKTTLMSILTGKLQADQGKLEWSNRATIGYLDQHAALTPGKTIREILSDAFKPLFDMEAEIGTIAEQMADPDADLEKLLEDMGEIQDRLENSGFYMIDAKVEEIAKGLGLTAVGLEREVQDLSGGQRTKVLLAKLLLEKPNVLLLDEPTNYLDVEHIEWLTHYLQDYPYAFMLISHDVEFMNSVVNVIYHLEGGKLNRYAGDYEKFVEVYLAKRAQQEDAFERQQEEIKRMEMFIAKNKARASTSTRAKSRQKMLDKMDRLEKPVTYPRPSFRFQETRLSSKLVFEAKDLQIGYNHPLLPPLNFKLERGEKVAITGMNGMGKSTLMKTILGLIKPLDGQVERGEYLEPVYFEQEVSERGNVTALDDVWNSFPHLQNQDVRANLARCGLGNEHITSKLSALSGGEHAKVRLCKLMLTPSNWILFDEPTNHLDVAAKEELALTLKNYKGTVLLVCHEPEFYKDWVTSVWNVEDWARQPQR, from the coding sequence ATGAGTATCCTAAACGTTGACAATATTGGTCACGGCTTTGGCGCACGCCACCTGTTTGCCGGCGTGACCTTCCGCCTGTTGAACGGCGAACATGTCGGCCTGGTCGGAGCGAACGGCACCGGCAAGACGACTTTGATGAGCATTTTGACGGGCAAGCTGCAAGCAGACCAAGGCAAGCTCGAGTGGTCGAACCGCGCCACGATCGGCTATCTCGACCAGCACGCCGCGCTCACCCCCGGCAAAACGATCCGCGAAATTTTGAGCGACGCGTTCAAACCGCTGTTCGACATGGAAGCTGAAATCGGCACGATCGCCGAACAGATGGCCGACCCGGATGCCGATTTGGAAAAACTGCTCGAAGACATGGGTGAGATCCAAGACCGTTTGGAAAACAGCGGATTTTATATGATCGATGCCAAAGTCGAAGAGATCGCCAAAGGTCTCGGTTTGACGGCGGTCGGCTTGGAGCGCGAAGTGCAAGACCTCTCTGGCGGACAGCGCACCAAAGTTCTGCTCGCCAAACTGTTGCTCGAAAAACCGAACGTACTGCTGCTCGACGAGCCGACCAACTACTTGGATGTCGAGCACATCGAATGGCTGACCCACTATTTGCAAGACTATCCGTATGCGTTCATGCTGATCTCCCATGACGTGGAGTTTATGAACAGCGTCGTCAACGTGATCTACCACCTCGAAGGCGGCAAGCTCAACCGTTATGCGGGCGACTATGAAAAGTTTGTCGAGGTCTACCTCGCCAAGCGCGCACAGCAAGAAGATGCATTCGAGCGCCAACAAGAAGAGATCAAGCGCATGGAGATGTTCATCGCGAAAAACAAAGCGCGCGCCTCGACCTCGACTCGCGCCAAATCGCGCCAAAAGATGCTCGACAAGATGGATCGCTTGGAAAAGCCGGTCACCTATCCGCGTCCGAGCTTCCGTTTCCAAGAGACGCGCCTGTCGTCCAAGCTGGTCTTTGAAGCCAAAGACTTGCAAATCGGCTACAACCACCCGTTGTTGCCGCCGCTCAATTTCAAACTGGAGCGCGGCGAGAAAGTGGCGATCACCGGCATGAACGGCATGGGCAAATCAACGCTGATGAAAACGATCCTCGGCCTGATCAAACCGCTGGACGGCCAAGTGGAGCGCGGCGAGTATTTAGAGCCGGTCTACTTCGAGCAGGAAGTGTCGGAGCGCGGGAATGTAACTGCGCTCGACGATGTGTGGAACTCCTTCCCGCACCTGCAAAACCAAGATGTCCGCGCCAATCTGGCCCGTTGCGGTCTGGGCAACGAGCACATCACGTCCAAGCTGTCGGCGCTCTCCGGCGGCGAGCATGCGAAAGTTCGCCTCTGCAAACTGATGCTCACCCCGTCGAACTGGATTCTGTTTGACGAGCCGACCAACCACTTGGATGTCGCCGCCAAAGAGGAGCTCGCTCTCACCTTGAAAAACTACAAGGGCACCGTCTTGTTGGTCTGCCACGAACCAGAATTTTACAAAGACTGGGTCACCTCGGTCTGGAACGTGGAAGACTGGGCGAGACAGCCGCAACGATAA
- a CDS encoding GNAT family N-acetyltransferase has product MTNFRLIAKTTFSHEEIKAVAALEQLCNEREGISLRVGTESLASRSGDSPHDFLCYADEQLVGYLHWFTFDNKEAEINGMVHPDYRRQGVFGRLLSEAEMVMRTRGIVSQIFLIDAKSRSGLDFVNHCGAKYDKTEYAMTLNRFQAPTTRRSDLLLREATDEDFDFMVACSSQAFGEPEAWSREMLLNTSTPDRTAYIAEYQGNQISLIRVLRSEDRIADIHGFAVLPAHQGHGYGRQILAGTVQLLLEEQRTHIHLDVVTENERALLLYQSLGFEITSACQFYVR; this is encoded by the coding sequence ATGACAAACTTTCGCTTGATCGCCAAAACAACTTTTTCCCACGAAGAAATCAAGGCCGTCGCGGCACTTGAACAACTGTGCAACGAACGTGAAGGGATCAGCCTTCGCGTCGGTACCGAATCACTTGCCAGTCGTTCGGGTGACAGCCCGCACGATTTTCTTTGCTACGCTGATGAGCAGTTGGTCGGCTACCTCCATTGGTTCACCTTTGACAACAAGGAGGCGGAGATCAACGGCATGGTGCATCCCGACTACCGCCGCCAAGGTGTGTTCGGACGTTTGCTGTCCGAAGCGGAAATGGTGATGCGTACGCGTGGAATCGTATCGCAAATCTTCCTGATCGACGCAAAATCTCGCTCCGGTCTCGATTTCGTCAACCACTGCGGCGCGAAGTACGACAAGACCGAGTATGCCATGACGCTCAACCGCTTCCAAGCGCCGACCACACGCCGCTCCGACCTGCTCTTGCGCGAGGCGACAGACGAAGACTTCGACTTTATGGTTGCCTGCTCTTCACAGGCGTTCGGTGAACCGGAGGCATGGTCGCGCGAGATGCTACTCAACACGTCCACTCCTGATCGCACCGCCTACATCGCCGAATATCAAGGCAACCAGATCTCGTTGATCCGCGTTCTCCGCTCCGAGGATCGGATCGCCGACATCCACGGCTTTGCAGTCCTCCCCGCCCACCAAGGGCATGGTTATGGACGGCAAATCCTCGCCGGCACGGTACAGTTGCTGCTCGAGGAACAACGCACCCACATCCACTTGGATGTCGTGACCGAAAACGAGCGAGCCTTGCTCCTCTACCAAAGCCTTGGCTTCGAGATCACTTCGGCGTGCCAGTTTTACGTCCGTTAA
- a CDS encoding DUF3696 domain-containing protein has protein sequence MIKGIGLENFKAFKNLAYLDFKKINVFLGPNSSGKSSYLKGLLALKNTMTNQDSEPALHLSERLGDFTSLVFGNRVDEKITITIRFDTNYHEPAKSTPEQSSEGFKYGSAALLTILILFTLFSKKDQKGATDFITQKEAEFVAKELERVEFSVFQEAPKTPNRLEVLKVFFKDGDVYEVKPYEKPHQIFLNGKPVTHHQIVKPYKFLIQFQELNLIGSDEEDWEIINPLAIAVSFIEQELKNLVENMIHIEPFRNEPKRSEIVTNFQFDTVGSKGENMLTSLIGLKNARVEGSLENNSLQDDINRWMNEFQLAQTVEVEELGSNNFALKIKNKKTGVTSNIVDVGAGTSQLLPIIVESVISAPHSVLLIEEPETHIHPNAQAKLGELFVECSQKYDKRFFIETHSMYLVMQLQIMAAKKLLKPEDVGIYYFRQDENGTHVIDLKLNENGQFDEEFPTGFFDVAYELTKTLLSHM, from the coding sequence ATGATCAAAGGGATTGGCCTTGAGAATTTCAAAGCGTTCAAGAACCTGGCTTATCTAGATTTCAAAAAAATTAATGTCTTTCTTGGTCCGAACAGCTCTGGGAAATCGAGTTATCTGAAAGGGTTGCTCGCTCTAAAGAATACAATGACGAATCAAGACTCCGAACCAGCCCTCCATTTGTCAGAAAGGCTTGGGGATTTTACTAGCTTGGTGTTTGGTAATCGAGTGGATGAAAAGATCACGATTACGATCCGTTTTGATACAAATTACCACGAACCAGCGAAATCCACTCCAGAGCAGAGTAGTGAAGGCTTTAAATACGGGTCAGCGGCATTGTTGACCATTTTGATATTATTTACATTATTCTCAAAGAAAGACCAGAAAGGAGCGACAGACTTCATCACGCAGAAGGAAGCGGAGTTTGTGGCGAAGGAATTAGAGCGAGTCGAGTTCTCTGTGTTTCAAGAGGCACCGAAAACCCCGAATAGGTTAGAAGTATTGAAGGTGTTCTTTAAAGATGGTGATGTGTACGAAGTCAAACCTTATGAAAAGCCGCATCAGATATTTCTTAATGGCAAACCGGTCACACATCACCAAATCGTAAAACCATACAAGTTTTTGATCCAATTTCAAGAGCTAAATTTGATTGGGAGTGATGAAGAGGACTGGGAGATTATAAATCCACTCGCCATCGCAGTTTCCTTCATCGAACAAGAATTGAAAAACCTCGTAGAAAACATGATTCATATTGAACCATTCCGGAATGAGCCAAAGCGGTCTGAGATCGTGACTAATTTCCAATTTGATACTGTCGGCTCAAAAGGTGAGAATATGTTGACCAGTCTTATTGGGCTAAAGAATGCCCGTGTCGAAGGAAGCCTTGAGAATAACTCACTTCAAGATGATATTAATCGTTGGATGAACGAGTTCCAATTAGCACAGACCGTAGAAGTTGAAGAGCTGGGGAGTAACAACTTTGCACTCAAAATAAAAAATAAAAAAACAGGTGTCACAAGCAACATCGTAGATGTTGGAGCGGGTACTTCTCAGTTGCTACCAATTATTGTGGAATCGGTAATTTCTGCACCGCACAGTGTATTGCTAATCGAAGAGCCAGAAACACATATACACCCAAATGCGCAGGCAAAATTGGGAGAACTTTTTGTTGAGTGTAGCCAAAAGTATGACAAAAGGTTCTTTATTGAAACGCACAGTATGTATTTGGTGATGCAACTACAGATCATGGCCGCCAAGAAGTTGCTCAAGCCGGAGGATGTAGGGATCTATTACTTCAGGCAAGATGAAAACGGAACGCATGTAATTGACCTGAAATTGAACGAGAATGGTCAATTTGATGAGGAGTTCCCTACAGGCTTCTTCGATGTAGCCTATGAATTGACAAAAACCTTGTTGAGCCATATGTGA
- the hrpB gene encoding ATP-dependent helicase HrpB, translated as MATLPIEAVLPALKETLGTTENAVLVAAPGAGKTTRVPLALFEEPWLCGKKIVMLEPRRLAARAAAAFMARQLGESVGETVGYRVRMDTRVGPKTRIEVITEGVLTRMLQNDPALEEVGLVIFDEFHERNLHGDLGLALCLQSQALLREELRILVMSATLEAETVAELLGDAPVLSSAGRAFPVQTRFLESRAEGRIEPIVVQTIKQALAEESGDLLVFLPGTREIRRVESQLQAQGVGGQVKIVPLHGALSREAQDAAIAPSTPEVRKVVLATSIAETSLTVEGVRVVIDSGLMRVPRFSPRTGMSRLETVTVSRPSAEQRRGRAGRVAPGVCYRLWTEHEDKRLPMRSTPEILEADLAPLALELAVWGVHDPTELAWLDAPPAAAFAQARELLCQLGALTEDGTLTAHGKRMAEFGLHPRLAHLVLQAVPLQLGSLACELAAVLNERDFLPGQDADLRLRVEALRAGQADRGMIAEANRWKRALGVEAEEKGDLDYCGLLLAFAHPDRIAQRRGNGRFLLRNGRGAMFLDAQPLSFVPYLVAAELDDQGTESRIFLAAHVEESQLREHFQGQIETERIIEWDGGAKAVRARRRERLGSLLLKETTLQDPDADEVLGALLRGIAVEGLDLLPWTKAAKQLQERLTFMHQHDLSWPDVTRTALTDTLAEWLAPHLYGLKNREDLQRLQLVGILESMLSYAQRRELDECAPTHLTVPSGSRIPIDYSDLDAPVLAVRLQEMFGLQETPRIAHGRVPLTLHLLSPAQRPVQVTRDLASFWQNAYFEVKKDLKGRYPKHHWPDDPNLATPTHRAKPRGS; from the coding sequence ATGGCAACGTTGCCGATCGAAGCGGTGCTCCCCGCCCTCAAGGAGACGCTTGGCACCACGGAAAATGCCGTGTTGGTCGCAGCGCCCGGCGCGGGGAAGACAACGCGAGTTCCGCTGGCGCTTTTCGAAGAGCCTTGGCTGTGCGGGAAAAAGATCGTGATGCTCGAACCGCGCAGGCTGGCTGCAAGGGCGGCTGCGGCGTTTATGGCGAGGCAGCTGGGCGAGAGCGTCGGTGAGACGGTTGGCTATCGTGTGCGGATGGATACGCGGGTCGGGCCGAAGACGCGGATCGAAGTGATCACCGAAGGCGTGCTCACGCGGATGTTGCAGAACGATCCGGCGCTAGAAGAGGTGGGCCTAGTCATTTTTGATGAGTTTCATGAGCGCAATCTGCACGGGGATCTAGGTCTTGCCCTCTGTTTGCAGTCGCAGGCACTGCTTCGCGAGGAGTTGCGCATCTTGGTGATGTCGGCGACGCTGGAAGCGGAAACGGTGGCCGAATTGCTCGGAGATGCACCTGTGCTGAGCAGTGCGGGACGGGCGTTTCCGGTGCAGACGCGGTTCTTGGAGAGCCGCGCAGAAGGGCGGATCGAGCCGATCGTGGTGCAGACGATCAAGCAGGCGTTGGCCGAAGAGTCGGGCGATCTGCTCGTCTTTTTGCCGGGGACGAGGGAGATCAGGCGGGTCGAGTCGCAGTTGCAGGCCCAAGGGGTGGGCGGGCAGGTGAAAATCGTTCCGCTCCACGGCGCGTTGTCGCGGGAAGCACAAGATGCGGCGATCGCACCTAGCACGCCTGAGGTGCGCAAAGTCGTGCTGGCCACGTCGATCGCCGAGACGAGCTTGACGGTGGAAGGGGTGCGCGTCGTCATTGACAGTGGCCTGATGCGCGTGCCGCGCTTTTCGCCGCGCACAGGCATGTCGCGCTTGGAGACGGTCACCGTATCGCGCCCGTCTGCTGAACAGCGACGGGGTCGGGCAGGACGTGTCGCCCCGGGCGTATGCTACCGCCTGTGGACAGAGCATGAGGACAAGCGGCTGCCCATGCGCAGCACGCCGGAGATTTTGGAGGCCGATCTGGCACCGCTGGCTTTGGAATTGGCGGTGTGGGGTGTACACGACCCGACCGAACTGGCTTGGCTCGATGCACCGCCCGCAGCCGCTTTTGCCCAAGCGCGGGAGTTGCTGTGCCAATTGGGCGCACTGACGGAAGACGGGACGTTGACCGCTCATGGCAAGCGGATGGCCGAGTTTGGCTTGCACCCGCGTTTGGCGCATCTGGTGCTCCAGGCTGTGCCGTTACAGCTGGGGAGCTTGGCCTGTGAGCTGGCGGCGGTGCTGAATGAGCGCGATTTTTTGCCGGGACAGGATGCCGACCTGCGCCTGCGAGTCGAAGCGCTCCGAGCAGGGCAGGCTGATCGCGGAATGATCGCCGAGGCCAATCGCTGGAAGCGAGCGCTCGGCGTGGAGGCGGAAGAAAAAGGGGATCTCGACTACTGCGGACTCTTGCTGGCCTTTGCCCACCCGGATCGGATCGCCCAGCGGCGCGGCAATGGACGCTTTTTGTTGCGTAACGGTCGCGGGGCTATGTTTCTGGATGCTCAGCCGCTGTCGTTTGTGCCGTATCTGGTCGCAGCAGAGTTGGACGATCAAGGGACGGAGAGCCGTATTTTTCTGGCCGCACACGTTGAGGAAAGCCAGCTCCGCGAGCATTTTCAAGGGCAGATCGAAACGGAGCGGATCATCGAGTGGGATGGTGGTGCCAAAGCGGTGCGGGCACGGCGACGGGAGCGGCTCGGGTCGCTTTTGCTGAAGGAGACGACCTTGCAAGACCCCGATGCAGACGAAGTGCTGGGAGCACTTTTGCGAGGGATCGCGGTGGAAGGGCTCGATCTTTTGCCGTGGACAAAAGCGGCCAAGCAATTGCAAGAGCGGTTGACTTTTATGCACCAGCACGACCTTTCGTGGCCCGATGTGACGCGGACCGCGCTGACCGACACGCTAGCGGAGTGGCTTGCTCCTCATCTATATGGTTTGAAAAACCGAGAGGATTTGCAGCGGTTGCAGTTGGTGGGCATCTTGGAGAGCATGTTGTCCTATGCACAGCGCCGCGAACTGGATGAATGCGCGCCCACGCACTTGACGGTGCCGAGCGGATCGCGGATTCCGATCGACTACAGCGATCTTGACGCTCCCGTGCTGGCCGTGCGCTTGCAGGAGATGTTTGGGCTTCAGGAAACGCCGCGTATCGCGCATGGACGGGTACCCCTCACCCTGCATTTGCTTTCTCCTGCCCAGCGTCCGGTGCAAGTGACGCGCGATCTGGCCAGCTTTTGGCAGAACGCCTATTTCGAGGTGAAAAAAGACCTGAAGGGCCGGTATCCCAAACATCACTGGCCGGATGACCCGAATCTGGCCACCCCGACCCATCGGGCAAAACCGAGAGGCAGTTGA
- a CDS encoding FusB/FusC family EF-G-binding protein, which translates to MTQEQPMVPFLHPHQLNYIRNQLTNLVGVFYFAGDYRVLEASREGVVAALLALVPQATPEQRRLLEDGKNVRDKEELKLYISRLEPYVIPFPEITAAEIRKLFPKVKKLVLPDLANLDRTKLTYLGWRDIATQSVYLVYRSGEKWVGKECKYVPSPKNRMLQCSWCLSSGSGDEVALVTSRVKTKQIDGYKTFGNHLCLNSTTCNHHITSTAEIEAYLATLR; encoded by the coding sequence ATGACACAGGAACAACCGATGGTGCCGTTTTTGCACCCGCATCAACTCAATTATATTCGGAACCAACTGACCAATCTGGTCGGAGTCTTTTACTTTGCAGGCGACTATCGCGTGCTGGAAGCATCTCGCGAAGGCGTCGTTGCCGCACTGCTCGCCCTGGTCCCCCAAGCAACGCCGGAACAGCGCCGCCTGCTGGAAGACGGGAAGAACGTCCGCGACAAAGAGGAATTGAAGCTCTACATCAGCCGTCTTGAGCCTTATGTGATCCCATTTCCTGAGATCACCGCAGCAGAGATTCGCAAGCTGTTCCCCAAGGTCAAGAAGCTCGTATTGCCCGACCTCGCCAACCTCGATCGCACCAAGCTGACCTACCTTGGCTGGCGCGACATCGCCACACAAAGCGTGTATTTGGTCTACCGCTCCGGTGAGAAATGGGTCGGCAAAGAGTGCAAATACGTGCCCAGTCCAAAAAACCGCATGCTGCAATGTTCGTGGTGCCTGTCTTCAGGCAGTGGCGACGAAGTGGCGCTGGTCACCTCGCGGGTGAAGACGAAACAGATTGACGGGTACAAAACGTTTGGCAACCATCTGTGCCTGAACTCAACAACATGTAACCACCACATCACCTCAACAGCCGAGATTGAAGCGTATCTCGCGACCTTACGATAA
- a CDS encoding ATP-grasp domain-containing protein, whose amino-acid sequence MGKIYVIHENSEWTTHLTKRLDELELPYEEWHLDEGLVDLSTEPPEGVFYSRMSASSHTRDHRYAPEFTAGVLTWLEQHGRKVFNGSRALQLEVSKVAQYMALNAEGVRTPKTVAATGKAHIVEAAKKFDGQPFITKHNRAGKGLGVQLFHTVAALEEYLNSPTFEAPVDGITLIQEYIQAPEPFITRCEFVGGKFLYAVQVDTSEGFELCPADACQIGDLFCPVGEEQPSKPKFQILEVFNDPILEKYAAVLAKNGINIAGIEFIRNRDGEIFTYDINTNTNYNSDAEAAADIYGMKAVAEFLGAELKKLG is encoded by the coding sequence ATGGGAAAAATTTATGTGATCCATGAAAATAGTGAGTGGACGACTCACCTGACCAAACGTTTAGACGAACTCGAACTTCCGTACGAAGAATGGCATCTCGACGAAGGACTGGTCGATCTGTCCACCGAGCCGCCAGAAGGTGTTTTTTACTCGCGGATGAGCGCTTCCTCTCATACGCGCGATCATCGTTATGCACCAGAGTTTACAGCGGGCGTCTTGACGTGGCTCGAACAGCACGGGCGCAAAGTGTTCAACGGTTCCCGCGCCTTGCAGCTGGAAGTCAGCAAAGTCGCGCAGTACATGGCGCTGAACGCCGAAGGGGTGCGCACGCCGAAGACGGTCGCAGCGACCGGCAAGGCACACATCGTCGAAGCGGCGAAAAAGTTTGACGGCCAGCCGTTCATCACCAAGCACAACCGCGCAGGCAAGGGGCTAGGCGTACAGCTCTTCCATACCGTCGCGGCGCTGGAAGAGTATCTCAACTCGCCGACGTTTGAAGCGCCGGTGGACGGTATCACCCTGATTCAAGAGTACATTCAGGCTCCGGAGCCGTTCATCACGCGCTGCGAGTTTGTCGGGGGCAAGTTCCTGTACGCGGTACAAGTCGATACGTCTGAAGGTTTCGAACTTTGCCCGGCCGACGCTTGCCAGATCGGCGATCTGTTCTGCCCGGTCGGAGAAGAGCAGCCGTCGAAACCGAAGTTCCAGATCCTCGAAGTCTTTAACGATCCGATCTTGGAGAAATATGCGGCGGTGCTCGCGAAAAACGGGATCAACATCGCCGGGATCGAGTTTATCCGCAACCGCGATGGCGAGATTTTCACGTATGACATCAACACGAACACAAACTACAACTCCGATGCGGAAGCGGCGGCAGACATCTACGGGATGAAAGCGGTGGCCGAGTTCCTCGGTGCTGAGTTGAAGAAATTGGGATAG
- a CDS encoding methyl-accepting chemotaxis protein: MAFWRKKQAEAEVSATLEQTSHKDAQAEETRLLQAEILSLYEQMGEIIKQQGLVNNQHGTLSSLATKLKSSIENMERIAEESNETSDHLLQRGERLTQISKASSQLSKEGKRSLDEIVTVITSVQEESDRTQTVMNRLEQRSSEVSGIVGVIGEIASQTNLLALNAAIEAARAGEQGRGFAVVADEVRKLAEMTGNSTKHIAELVSSILQDTKDALSGSNANQDSINRGLMVCKEASHKMDELFAAFDDVTQEVGDVMGIIQSQKKFSSTLSQEFVVSHGLLTNMHTDLIDHVKAASVVDRKLEALATGIKKRK; encoded by the coding sequence ATGGCATTTTGGAGAAAAAAACAAGCGGAAGCAGAAGTGAGCGCTACACTGGAGCAAACGAGCCACAAGGACGCACAGGCGGAGGAGACCCGCTTGTTGCAAGCGGAGATTCTTTCGCTGTATGAACAGATGGGCGAAATTATCAAGCAGCAAGGTCTGGTCAATAACCAGCATGGCACGCTCTCCAGCCTGGCCACGAAGCTGAAGTCGAGCATCGAGAACATGGAACGCATCGCCGAAGAATCGAACGAGACATCCGATCACCTCTTGCAGCGCGGTGAACGGCTGACTCAGATCTCGAAAGCATCGTCCCAACTGTCCAAGGAAGGCAAGCGGTCGCTCGACGAGATCGTCACTGTCATCACCTCGGTGCAGGAGGAGTCCGATCGCACGCAGACGGTGATGAATCGTTTGGAGCAGCGCTCTTCCGAAGTGTCGGGCATCGTCGGTGTGATCGGGGAAATCGCCTCGCAAACCAATCTGCTCGCACTGAACGCGGCGATCGAAGCGGCGCGCGCGGGCGAACAAGGTCGCGGTTTTGCGGTCGTCGCTGACGAAGTGCGCAAACTGGCGGAGATGACCGGAAACTCGACCAAACATATCGCGGAACTGGTCAGTTCGATCCTGCAGGACACGAAAGACGCTCTATCCGGCAGCAATGCCAACCAAGATTCGATCAACCGTGGTCTCATGGTCTGCAAAGAAGCATCGCACAAGATGGACGAGCTGTTTGCCGCTTTTGACGATGTGACCCAAGAGGTCGGTGATGTGATGGGGATCATCCAAAGCCAGAAAAAGTTTTCCAGCACGCTCTCCCAAGAGTTTGTGGTCTCACACGGGTTGCTGACCAACATGCACACCGATCTGATCGACCATGTCAAAGCGGCAAGTGTTGTCGATCGCAAGTTAGAGGCGTTGGCAACGGGGATCAAAAAGCGCAAGTGA
- a CDS encoding GNAT family N-acetyltransferase, translating into MIRKVTSGDRSAVRAMMLEYIVGFYQQPAPASEKLDLLQAMLLQGENGLQFVAEEDGAYQGFVTLYFTYSTLRAQRVVIMNDLYVRDQYRGTGVAESLFRACEQFTKENGFAALQWETAKDNHRAQRFYEKMGGKQGDWLNYTSS; encoded by the coding sequence ATGATACGGAAGGTAACGAGTGGCGATCGGTCCGCCGTGCGAGCGATGATGCTCGAATATATTGTGGGTTTCTATCAACAACCGGCACCTGCGTCAGAAAAATTGGATCTTCTACAGGCCATGCTGTTGCAGGGCGAAAACGGACTGCAGTTTGTGGCGGAGGAGGATGGAGCCTATCAAGGGTTTGTGACCCTTTATTTTACATACAGTACGCTTCGAGCTCAGCGAGTGGTGATCATGAACGATCTGTACGTTCGTGACCAGTATCGCGGTACCGGGGTGGCAGAGTCATTGTTTCGAGCTTGTGAGCAATTTACGAAGGAGAACGGATTTGCTGCTCTGCAATGGGAAACGGCAAAAGACAATCACCGGGCTCAGCGGTTTTATGAGAAGATGGGCGGAAAGCAAGGGGATTGGCTGAATTATACGAGTTCATGA
- a CDS encoding DUF962 domain-containing protein translates to MEFRSYREFWPYYVLQHAKLATRLWHAVGTTSVFVLLLGAGFTGKWWLLLLIPVIAYGLAWFSHFFIEGNKPATFGHPFWSLLGDFHMYFLTISGKMNGEVKRVKKLYGHK, encoded by the coding sequence ATGGAATTTCGATCCTATCGGGAGTTTTGGCCGTATTACGTGTTGCAACACGCGAAACTGGCGACCCGACTGTGGCATGCGGTAGGGACGACGTCCGTCTTCGTGCTACTGCTTGGGGCCGGGTTTACGGGGAAATGGTGGCTGCTCTTGCTGATCCCCGTGATCGCTTATGGCTTGGCCTGGTTCTCACATTTTTTCATCGAGGGCAACAAGCCAGCGACGTTCGGTCATCCGTTCTGGTCGCTGCTAGGCGATTTTCACATGTATTTTCTGACGATAAGTGGAAAGATGAATGGGGAAGTGAAGCGGGTTAAGAAGTTGTATGGGCACAAATAA
- a CDS encoding aldo/keto reductase yields the protein MIKSIKDYSVLANGVQMPWLGLGVFKTAEGEEVENSVRYALEAGYRHIDTAAIYGNEAGVGQAVKASGLAREELFITTKVWNSEQGYDTTLAAFEESRKKLGVEYVDLYLIHWAVKEKYKETWKALEKLYQDGYVRAIGVSNFQVHHLQDLMETCSVKPMVNQCEYHPYLTQKELLSFCQQEGIQFEAWSPIMRGKVNDEPEIVKLAEKYGKTPAQVVLRWDLQHGVVTIPKSVRRERVIENAQLFDFELAVEDMETLDRLNRDQRFGSDPDNIKF from the coding sequence ATGATCAAAAGCATCAAGGATTACAGCGTGTTAGCCAACGGCGTACAAATGCCGTGGCTTGGTCTTGGCGTGTTTAAGACGGCAGAAGGCGAAGAGGTGGAAAATTCGGTGCGGTATGCGCTGGAAGCGGGCTACCGTCACATCGACACCGCCGCGATCTACGGCAATGAGGCGGGGGTCGGCCAAGCGGTGAAAGCGTCCGGTTTGGCACGTGAGGAGCTCTTTATCACCACCAAGGTCTGGAATTCGGAGCAGGGGTATGACACGACGCTCGCCGCTTTTGAAGAGAGCAGAAAGAAGCTTGGCGTGGAGTATGTCGATCTGTATTTGATTCACTGGGCGGTGAAAGAGAAGTACAAGGAAACGTGGAAGGCGTTGGAGAAGCTTTATCAGGATGGGTATGTGCGCGCGATCGGCGTTTCGAACTTTCAGGTCCATCATCTGCAAGACTTGATGGAGACTTGCTCGGTCAAACCGATGGTCAACCAATGTGAGTACCACCCCTATCTGACGCAAAAAGAGCTGCTTTCGTTCTGCCAGCAGGAAGGAATTCAGTTTGAAGCGTGGAGCCCGATCATGCGCGGGAAAGTCAATGACGAGCCGGAGATTGTGAAACTGGCTGAAAAATACGGCAAAACGCCCGCTCAGGTCGTACTGCGTTGGGACTTGCAGCATGGTGTGGTGACGATTCCCAAGTCGGTGCGCCGGGAGCGGGTGATCGAAAACGCTCAGCTTTTTGATTTTGAGCTGGCGGTCGAAGATATGGAAACGCTGGACCGTTTGAATCGGGATCAGCGCTTCGGGTCAGACCCGGACAATATTAAATTCTAG